A DNA window from bacterium contains the following coding sequences:
- a CDS encoding OsmC family protein, with translation MKAVWQGGMRFRHTSASGHEVLTDAPTAAGGTGTAPSPMELMILGLIGCTGVDVASILAKMKQPLEGLEVSAAAERAEDHPRVYTRIHLTYRLRGDLDENKVKRAIELSESRYCSASAMLAGTATITHEFVLDK, from the coding sequence ATGAAGGCCGTCTGGCAGGGCGGCATGCGGTTCCGCCACACCTCGGCCTCGGGACATGAGGTCCTCACCGACGCCCCGACCGCCGCCGGCGGCACCGGCACGGCGCCGTCGCCCATGGAACTGATGATCCTGGGCCTGATCGGCTGCACGGGGGTCGACGTGGCCTCGATCCTGGCCAAGATGAAGCAGCCCCTCGAGGGTCTCGAGGTGAGCGCCGCCGCCGAGCGCGCCGAGGACCACCCCCGGGTGTACACCCGGATCCACCTGACGTACCGCCTGCGGGGCGACCTGGACGAGAACAAGGTCAAGCGGGCCATCGAGTTGTCCGAGAGCCGCTACTGCTCGGCCTCGGCCATGCTGGCGGGCACGGCCACCATCACCCACGAGTTCGTGCTGGACAAGTGA
- the sulP gene encoding sulfate permease, with product MLPKLVTTLREGYDRATFARDVTAGVIVGVVALPLAIAFAVASGLAPAQGLVTAIVAGFLISALGGSRVQIGGPTGAFIVLVAEIVHRHGYAGLQTATLMAGGLLLVMGLARLGGVIRFIPYPLTVGFTGGIALIIAAGQLRDLCGLRMSEVPAGFLAKLRAYAAVADTWNPWALGLGLGTMLLVWAWPRVTRKVPGSLVAIVLTTAAVQLAHLPVETIGSRFGAVPTSPPAPHLPDLSWPLVSSLFSPALAIALLAGIESLLSAVVADGMTGRRHRSDMEIIAQGVANIASPLFGGMPATGAIARTATNVSSGGATPVAGMVHALTLLLLMLVFGRWAALIPMATLAGILLVVAGNMSEWRYFLKMLRSPRSDVLVMVNAFALTVLVDLTIAIQVGVVLSALLFMRRMADVTQASYLAGAGAVDEASDPAALMHREVPEGVAVFEIDGPFFFGAADKFKSAINRIDRAPRVLVLRLRHVPAIDATALRALEDVIARSGRSGTRVVFSGLQPAPLATLRRAGIAAAVGEDNVTGDIDAALARARELLAADGNEAL from the coding sequence CTGCTGCCCAAGCTCGTCACCACCCTGCGCGAGGGCTACGACCGCGCGACGTTCGCACGCGACGTGACCGCCGGCGTCATCGTCGGCGTGGTGGCCCTGCCCCTGGCCATCGCGTTCGCGGTCGCGTCCGGCCTGGCCCCGGCGCAGGGGCTGGTCACGGCCATCGTCGCCGGCTTCCTCATCTCGGCCCTCGGCGGCAGCCGGGTGCAGATCGGCGGACCCACCGGCGCCTTCATCGTCCTGGTCGCCGAGATCGTCCATCGCCACGGCTACGCCGGGCTGCAGACCGCGACCCTGATGGCCGGCGGCCTGCTGCTGGTCATGGGCCTGGCGCGCCTGGGTGGCGTCATCCGCTTCATCCCCTATCCGCTGACGGTCGGGTTCACCGGCGGCATCGCCCTGATCATCGCCGCCGGCCAGCTGCGCGACCTGTGCGGCCTGCGCATGAGCGAGGTCCCGGCCGGCTTCCTGGCCAAGCTGCGGGCGTACGCCGCGGTGGCCGACACCTGGAACCCGTGGGCCCTGGGCCTCGGTCTGGGCACCATGCTGCTGGTGTGGGCGTGGCCGCGGGTGACGCGCAAGGTGCCGGGCTCGCTGGTGGCCATCGTCCTGACCACCGCGGCGGTGCAACTGGCCCACCTGCCGGTGGAGACCATCGGTTCGCGCTTCGGGGCGGTGCCGACGTCGCCGCCGGCGCCGCACCTGCCCGACCTGTCCTGGCCCCTGGTCAGCAGCCTCTTCTCGCCGGCCCTGGCCATCGCCCTGCTGGCCGGCATCGAGTCGCTGCTGTCGGCGGTCGTGGCCGACGGCATGACCGGCCGCCGCCACCGCTCGGACATGGAGATCATCGCCCAGGGCGTGGCCAACATCGCCTCGCCCCTCTTCGGCGGCATGCCGGCCACGGGGGCCATCGCGCGCACGGCCACGAACGTCAGCAGCGGCGGCGCCACGCCGGTGGCGGGAATGGTCCACGCCCTGACCCTGCTGCTGCTCATGCTCGTGTTCGGGCGCTGGGCGGCGCTCATCCCCATGGCGACCCTGGCGGGCATCCTGCTGGTCGTCGCCGGCAACATGAGCGAGTGGCGGTACTTCCTGAAGATGCTGCGCAGCCCGCGCAGCGACGTGCTGGTCATGGTCAACGCCTTCGCCCTGACGGTGCTGGTCGATCTGACCATCGCCATCCAGGTCGGGGTGGTCCTCAGCGCGCTGCTGTTCATGCGGCGCATGGCCGACGTCACCCAGGCCTCGTACCTCGCGGGCGCGGGGGCGGTCGACGAGGCGTCCGACCCCGCGGCCCTGATGCACCGCGAGGTGCCCGAGGGCGTGGCCGTGTTCGAGATCGACGGGCCGTTCTTCTTCGGGGCGGCCGACAAGTTCAAGTCGGCCATCAACCGCATCGACCGGGCGCCGCGGGTGCTGGTGCTGCGCCTGCGGCACGTGCCGGCCATCGACGCCACGGCGCTGCGCGCCCTCGAGGACGTCATCGCCCGCTCGGGCCGGTCCGGCACGCGGGTCGTGTTCTCGGGCCTGCAACCGGCCCCGCTGGCGACCCTGCGGCGGGCCGGCATCGCCGCGGCGGTGGGCGAGGACAACGTCACCGGGGACATCGACGCGGCCCTGGCGCGGGCCCGCGAACTGCTGGCCGCCGACGGGAACGAGGCGCTATAA
- a CDS encoding YihY/virulence factor BrkB family protein, translating into MKISRWAKRFWLFLIRLQREIGYDDCMGMAAQIAYYTMLGLFPFMIFLLSLLSTFPLGESLQPLMLDELKSQMPVEAAQYVTDTVLNLLPNRNGGLLGFGLLASLWGASMAIGALITTINRAYNIRPRRNMAVQKVYAIVLTLVLSGLWLLAMTIVLVGPEITQQLFQILGIASETNTFWTSIRLPMAFVLNLVALSILYYIAPEAKQKFRWILPGALTSTILWMAASSAFRVFLRNFGTYNKSYGSLAAVVILLVWLWISGFVFLLGAEINALMKRQEEEDGIRPFRRLR; encoded by the coding sequence ATGAAGATCTCCAGATGGGCAAAACGGTTCTGGCTCTTCCTGATCCGCCTGCAGCGCGAGATCGGGTACGACGACTGCATGGGCATGGCGGCGCAGATCGCCTACTACACCATGCTGGGCCTCTTCCCGTTCATGATCTTCCTGCTCAGTCTGCTCAGCACCTTCCCCCTCGGCGAGTCGCTGCAACCCCTCATGCTCGACGAACTGAAGTCGCAGATGCCGGTCGAGGCGGCGCAGTACGTCACCGACACCGTGCTGAACCTGCTGCCCAACCGCAACGGCGGTCTGCTCGGCTTCGGTCTGCTCGCCTCGCTGTGGGGCGCGTCCATGGCCATCGGGGCGCTCATCACCACCATCAACCGGGCCTACAACATCAGGCCGCGGCGGAACATGGCGGTGCAGAAGGTCTACGCCATCGTCCTGACGCTCGTGCTGTCCGGCCTGTGGCTGCTGGCCATGACCATCGTGCTCGTGGGCCCCGAGATCACCCAGCAGCTCTTCCAGATCCTCGGCATCGCCAGCGAGACCAACACCTTCTGGACCAGCATCCGGCTGCCCATGGCCTTCGTGCTGAACCTCGTCGCCCTGTCGATCCTGTACTACATCGCCCCCGAGGCGAAACAGAAGTTCCGCTGGATCCTGCCCGGCGCCCTCACCTCGACCATCCTCTGGATGGCGGCCTCGTCGGCCTTCCGCGTGTTCCTGCGCAACTTCGGCACCTACAACAAGTCGTACGGATCCCTGGCCGCGGTGGTCATCCTGCTGGTGTGGCTGTGGATCTCGGGTTTCGTCTTCCTGCTCGGCGCCGAGATCAACGCCCTGATGAAGCGGCAGGAAGAGGAAGACGGCATCCGGCCGTTCCGGCGCCTGCGCTGA